The uncultured Fibrobacter sp. genome includes the window GACTTCCCACACGTCCGAAAGGAAGTGCATTTCCACCGAGATAGCGCCACGACCTTCACAGGCCTCGCAGCGGCCGCGGGCTAAGTTGTAACTGAAGCGCCCATAGTCGAAGCCTTTCAACTTGGCTTGCGGCAGTTTGGCGAACAGCTTGCGGATGTCGTCAAACACGCCCGTGAAACTCGCGGGCGTGCTGCGAGGAGTTCCCGAAATCGGACTTTGGTCAACCAAAAGAACTTCGCCGTTCTGTTTCTTGCGTCCGCGAGCCTGGAATTTCTTTTTGAGGCGCGGGTAAATTTCGTCCATGACCATGGAGCTCTTACCCGAGCCGGAAACGCCGCAGACTACACTGATGGCGCCCTTCGGGAACTTTACAGACAAATTCTTAAGGTTATTATGATTCAGCTTTTCAAATTCGTAGAATTCTGTGGAATCGGTGATGGGCTTTGCCGCAATCTCATTCGCCATCGGGATAGTATGCGTCAGGTACTTGACCGTTTCGCTGCGCGGGAACTGTTGCAAGGCGTATGGCTTGGAGAGCTGTTCGGGAGAACCTTCGGCGACGACTTCACCGCCGAACTCACCCGCCGCGGGGCCCATATCGATAATATGGTCCGCCGCCTGCATCATTTTCATGTCATGTTCCACGACCACGAGCGTATTGCCGAGGTCGCGCAGACGGTAAAGCGTATTGAGCAACATGGCGGTATCGCTTTCGTGGAGTCCCACCGTGGGTTCATCAAGCACGTAGAGTACACCTTCAAGGCCGCTACCGATCTGGCTTGCCAGGCGAATACGCTGGGATTCACCGCCGCTGAGCGTGTCGCCCGCGCGGTCGAGGCCGATATAGCCGAGGCCTACCCCCTTGAGGAAGTTCAGGCGTCCTACAATCTCGCGGAGCAAAGGTTCGGCGACCGTCATCTTGCCGTCGGGATTTTTGTCTTTCCCGAAATTGTCTCGCTTAAAGTTTTCGTTGCTGAACCATTCGAGCGCCTGGGCGATGCTCATGTGGTTCACATCCATGATATTCTTGTCGCCGATACGAACCGCCAGATATTCCGGTTTCAAGCGTTCACCATGGCAATCGGGGCAAACTTCGCCATCTTTAAAATGACCGAGGCCAAGGCAAGTTTCGCAAGCGCCCCAGTGCGTGTTAAAGCTGAAGTGTTTCGGATTGAGCGCCGAATCCATGTACCAGCCGCATTCCGGGCAGCCCGGCTTTTCGGAGCAGGCCAAACGATTTCCGCTTTCGTCTTCCACATACAAGATTCCGTTACCGTCGCGGTAGCCGCGTTCAAACGCTTCTACCAAGCGGGCGCGATTGTCTTCTTTCACCACAACCGTATCGACCACAGCGAACAGCTGCTTTTCGCGGGTCGGAATTTTCGGCAGCGGGAGTTCCACGAGCTTGTCGCCGAGGTAAACCTTGCGATAGCCTTTTTCCGTGAGAATCTTGGAAAGCTTCAGCACGTCCTTGATTTCGAACGGGGCAAGCACCGTGACCATTTTATTCAAGTCGCGGTCGAAAGCGTATTGCATCAGGTCGCCCGCGCTGTACGAAGACACAGGCTTCCCGCATTTCAGGCAATGCGGGGTCCCGACCCTCGCCCAGAAAATGCGGAAGTAGTCATAAATTTCGGTGAGGGTCGCGACCGTACTGCGCGGACTCTTGCTCGCACTCTTCTGGTCAATGGCGATGGCCGGAGCGAGGCCCGAAATGGAATCGATGCTTCCGTGATCGGGGCGTCCGAGGAATCGGCGGGCGTACGTACTTAACGTTTCGACAAAACGGCGCTGGCCTTCGCTAAAGAGTGTATGGAAAGCGAGGCTCGATTTTCCGGAGCCCGAAACGCCTGTCACCACCGTGAGCTTGTGCCGCGGAATCGTGACATCGATGTTCTTGAGGTTATGCTTACGAGCACCATGCACCTCAATGTCGAGCGACAAGTCTTCGCCGCCCTTGAGCGTACGGTCAAAATGATGGTTTTCGCCATGCTTTTTCGCTAACACCGGCGCAAGGTACTTACCCGTCTCGGACTTCTTGCATTTGGCAATCTGCTCCGGCGTTCCCGTCGCAATGATTTTACCGCCGTGGATACCCGCATTCGGGCCCAAGTCGATAATCCAGTCGGCACACTTGATCACATCCAGATTGTGTTCGATAATCACGACGCTATTGCCGAGGCTACGCAAGCGATTCAGGCAATCCATAAGCTTGCGGATGTCTTCAAAATGCAAGCCCGTCGTTGGTTCGTCAAGCAGATAAAGCGTCTTGCCTGTTCCTGGGCGGCGCAGTTCCGACGCAATCTTGATACGCTGCGCTTCACCGCCGCTAAGCGTCGTTGAAGGCTGGCCCAAAGTCAAATAGCCAAGCCCCACTTCCACCAGCAGGTTCAGTGGTTGCGCAATCTTCGGAATGTCCTTGAAGAACTCCGCCGCATCGGCGATGCTCAAGTCGAGAATTTCAGAAACGTTCTTGCCCTTATAATAGACTTCGCGCGTAGCATCGTTAAAGCGCTTGCCGCCGCACACATCGCAAGTCACCTGCACACTCGGAAGAATATGCATATCGACGATTTTCACGCCCGCGCCTTCGCAGGCATCGCAGCGGCCACCCTTCACGTTAAAGCTGAAACGGCTCTTGCTGTAACCGCGAATCTTGCTTTCTTCCATGCTCGCGAAAAGGTCGCGCACATCGTCCCAAATCTTGGTGTAAGTCGCAGGATTGCTTCGCGGTGTGCGGCCAATCGGCGTCTGATCGATTTCAATCACCTTGTCGATATTCTCGAGACCTTCAAGGTGGTCGAATTTTCCGACAGGTTCTTCGGCATTATAGAATACTCGGGCCAATTCGCGACGAAGAATCTGATTGATGAGCGTACTCTTGCCGGAGCCCGAAACGCCCGTCACTACCGTCAGCGCACCATCAAGCGGAATTTCGACATCGATATTCTTGAGGTTGTTTTCGGCGGCACCGCAAATCTTTAATTTCGGAGTATCCTTATCAATCTTCTTGCGGGTCGCAGGAATTTCAATTGCCTTGCGTCCGCTCAAATAAGCGCCCGTCAGCGAAGCCTTATTCTTCTCGAGTTCCTCGACAGTTCCTGCCGCAATCACGCGACCGCCTTCCACGCCGGCACCCGGCCCCACGTCAATCACGCAGTCCGCATGGCGCATGGTATCTTCGTCGTGTTCCACGATAATCAGGGAGTTGCCCTGCGCACGCAAATGTTCCAGCATCCCGAGCAGTTTATCGTTATCGCGGGGGTGGAGCCCGATGCTCGGCTCGTCAAGTACGTAAAGTACGCCCTGCAGGCCGGCACCCACAGCGCTTGCAAGCCTAATTCGCTGCGCCTCACCGCCCGAAAGCGTGGACGCCTTGCGGTTGATAGTCAGGTACCCCAGCCCCACTGCATTCAAGAAACTCAAACGCCCACGAATCTCTTTCAGGATTTCCTTGCCGATTCGCTTTTCCTTTTCGGACAAGTCAACCTTATTGAAAAAATCCACCGACTTTTCAACGGACCATTCCGTCATCTCGGTCAGATTCACACCATGGAAAGTGACCGCATTCGCCGTGCGGTTGATTCGCGTGCCGTGACATTCAGGGCAAACGCCAATCTGCATATACTTGCGGAAGTGGAAAATGTGCCACATGTCCCACAATTCCTGCATAATCGGGATGATACCGCGTTCCGATTCGCTAGGCGTGCCGTACAACACCGCATCCTGTTGCGCTTTCTTGAGTTTGTTCCACGGCGTATCGAGCGAAAAATGCATCTCGTTAGCGATGTTACGCAAGTTGCGGCGGCCGAAGTCGCTGAAAATCAGCGTACCGTCATCCTTCTTAATGGTCGCGATGCAGCCATCCTTGATGGACTTCGTCTTGTCCGGGATAATCAAATCCAGATCAAACTTGTAGCTTTCGCCCATGCCCTTACAAGCGGGGCAGCGACCCTTCGGGTCGTTAAAGCTGAAGAAACGCGGTTCTAATTCTGGAATAGAAATGCCGCACTTGGGACAAGCGAGCAACGTCCCCTGCAGGCGATATTCTTCCTTCGCACCAGTCTGCGACGCCTCCCCCGCACCTGCGGAACCGCCCGCCGACAATAAAAAGCTCACCAGTTTTCCGTCGGTCAGCTTCAGCGCACCTTCCAGAGCCTCGCGCAGACGGCTCATATTCTTGCGTTCAAGCGTCAGGCGGTCAATCACAGCTTCAATCGTATGCTTCTCGTAACGCACGAGCGCGGGAACATCTTCCAGGCGGTAAATCGTCCCGTCTACACGGGCACGCACAAATCCGTTTTCCTTGAGTTCGGCGAGTTCCTTGCGGTATTCACCCTTGCGTTCCTGCACAATCGGCGCCATCACCGTAATCTGCTTCCCCTCGTCGCTCACATACAAATTATCGACAATCTGGTCCACCGTCTGCGCCTGGATCACGCGCCCACAATCGGGGCAATGCGGCACGCCCAAGCGCGCAAAAAGCAAGCGGTAATGGTCCAAAATTTCTACCACCGTACCCACTGTGGAACGCGGGTTACGGTTCACCGTTTTCTGATCGATCGAAATCGTCGGCGAGATACCGCGTACGCTCTCCACCTCGGGGTGTTTCATACGGCCGATGAACTGGCGCGCATACGCCGAAAGCGACTCCACAAAGCGGCGCTGGCCTTCCTGGAACACCGTATCGAACGCAAGGCTCGACTTGCCCGAACCGGAAACACCGGTCACCACCACGATAGAATCGCGGGGAATGGAAAGGTTCACATGGCGAAGGTTATGCTCGTGCGCATCGCGGATTTCGATAGATTTGGTCATGCCCCCAATATAGAAAAAGACGGCAAAGCCGTCTAATTTTTAGTGAACATTTGTGTAGAAAACATTAAATCTTGAACTGCAGGATTTCATCAGCAGTCATAATTGCGGGCATCATCTTTACATTTCGAGTTGGCTACGAAGAACAACGACGTCTTCCAAAGAAAGCCCCGTGGCCGCGACAATTTTCTCGTCAGAATCACCGAGTTTTATCAGATTTTTCGCAATTTCACGAGTACGATCTTCAATCTTCGCATTGATATCTTCCGCGAATTCCTTGAAGATGCCGCGCCTCATGGCGTTATGATCCCAGATTTTGTGATACATATCCCGATAAACCTCGAACTCTCTCTTGGAAAACTTAGACACTTTTGCGCTTTCTGTCAAGTCCTTGAATTTTTCTTCGTTCAACTCCGCAGGAAGTTCCTTGAGACGATTCAAATAGCGAAAGAAAAACAGCCACTTGCTCAGGTCGCTAGACGTCTTTTCAATAAAGAAAGGAACCTTTGAAAGTTCAATAGCGGTAAAGTTGTAGGTGTCTACAAGCTGTTCCCCGCTTTCCAAATCAATTACCGTCCCCCGATGGACAGCACGTTCATCGGGGAAAACCGAGAAACGCGTCAGCGCAATCACGTAAGTCGGCTGAATATCGTAATCCCAATCCTGACCGGGTTCGGCCTGATTTGCCACCATCTCGCTCGCATAGAACGCAAGACGCTTCATGAAGTTATCCACTTCGCGAATCTGCACTTCAATTTCAATCAAATCACCCGCATCGTCCTTACAATGCAAATCAAAAATCGCCGTACGAGACGCCTTACTTCCACTCAGGTTTTTCGCCACATTACGGGTCCATACGTTTTTGATGGGCAACTTGAGTTGCGGTTCAAGTAAGTCATTCAGCAAATTTATGAGATTTTGCCGACTGGTAGGCTTGTCTGGGTCAAAGGCCTTCTTGAACGCCAAATCAACAAGCAGATTTGCGTACGGGCTCATTTCGCCCGGTTTCACGATACAGTCCTTAAAGGACTTACTTTCTTTCATTTTTCACTCCTTCCGCCTACAAGCATAAAAAGGCGGAGCTTAACGGTCAATAGCTCAAAATAGGTAAATACACATTTGAGCACTAGCAAATATAAATCAAGAAGAAATGATTGTCAAGAGGTTAGGGCAAATTATTTTCATAAAATTTTGCAAGTGGCACTTGCAAAATTGGTTCACTTCTAAATTACACTACGTACAACGTCTTTTGGAAATCGGTGAAGAAAACTTACCGTTCCACTATCTGCTGTATTTTGGCATCGTAGCGGTATTTGACGATCTGCCCCGTGATTATCATTTCAACAGCTCGTTCTATAACTGGGAGCGGGACAACAAACCATTCCTTCGGGACATGGCGACGACCTTTTTCATCAAACACATCCACATTCAAACAGCAGGTTCCAAAGAAATTATGAATCAACTGTTCAAATTTTTGAGGATTCATGTTGAAGCATTTCCAACTCGTAACATGCTTAACGGGGGCCATCAAATATGTTGGCTCCATTTCAGCATTCTTAATGCGCTCCTGAACAGATGTCGTGCAGAATCCAATTTTATACAAATTTTCGATGCTAGAAATATTCGGGTCACGACTCAGTGATTTACAGACATAAATAAAACCACAAGCCTGGTCATTCTCGTTTATTCCACCAAGCATGTTTTCGACTTCATTGGCTACATCTTCGCTGCTTTCCGTTACCGTTTTTCCATTCAAGTAGAGCAGTTTTTCAACTGATCGTTTGAGAAGTGCCGCTTCAGTTCCATTTTCAAAAATACAGCGGGTTCGTCCATTCTTGTAAATATGTTTGCCCTCAGGCGTCACACCGTCATATTGCGAAATTTCAATACTTTCGACAAAGAACAACAAACCGTTATAAACGTAATATCCGCCTGCTTTCAAATCAGAAAGTTTAGAGCCGATAAGTTTTCTTTTGCCCGCCTTCAAATCCTGCTGAACACGTATAAAATTAGATTCGTATTTTGCAAAATCCTTGCACGGCGTTCTTTGAGCAACAAAATCAGCCTCATCTCGGCCAATCGCTTTCTTTACCGCAGGGCGCAAAGCAAATATAGACGAATCTCCCCCTAGCAGCCCTAAGTCATCACCAGCCAGAATATCATCAATACTCGCAGGAACAGTTTCTTTATTTAACTCGCCCGAACGTTTTGACACCAAGCCATGAATATCAGCATTATATATGGCTTGATTGTCCTTCACCGCTCCGTTTCTAAATGTCTCTAGACGTTTAGCTAAGCGATACTCACCAATATCACCACTATCCGAAGATGGTTCCTTGCCGTGAGACTCATAGAACGCGTTTATTTCATACAACTCCTGCAAAAGGCGGTCATAATCCGTCGGAGCCGCACTCTTAGGCTTTACATTCAAAAGCCCATCAGGATCATTTGCAAAAATAGAATCTAGAATATCACTGGCCATCTCGTTCTCTCTTCTTCTTCCGCAAATAGATCAGGCATTGAGCCAAACGGCTTTCATTAAAATCCATGGAATCAATGTTCGGTTCTTTTCCGTTCTGCTTGACAAAAGCTTGAACTTTCGGCCATAGAATAAGAGCTTCTTCGTCGGTCATTTCAATACGGGTTGATTCAATCGTCTCACGAATCATTTTCAGCACGGCAGGTGTCACCGACTTGGAAAGAACTTCAAAAGCAGCCTGGAACGGATTTATAGAATCAATAAGGTCTATGTGAAGGTCATCGATATTCACGAACTTATTTGCCATTCGAATAAAGCGACGATCCACACCATCTTCCCCCTTTACCGTTTCGATGGTCGACTTGCGAATTACGGAATCAACAACAACCTGTTCGCGAAGTTCTTCAACTTCTTCATCATTCAAGTCAGGATACTTGGCACGGATGATTTTGGGGATAATGACCTTATTGATTACTTCAGGGTCACACGCCCCCGGCATTGCTGTTTGCATTGTCTTATCCTGCAATATGGTCGCCTTCAAATCATCAAGGTCAGTCTCTACAATCGCCTTAACACGCTTGGAAGTAGGTTCCTTGAAGCCTCTTATCTTGATAGTCCCCGGTTCATCCTCGTCATCGTCAGAAACTTTAGTCTTAAAATCCCATTGCGGCGCAAGAACCTGTTCCATCAAGAGTGAAGCCGTTATCGCCTTGAGCATATTATTTACTGCGACAACAACTTCATCATCCTTCGCTTCGGGCTGCGCGATCAAATTTGTGAATTGTGCGTGAGTCTTGTTTTCACTATCACGGGTACAACGCCCGATAATTTGGATGATTTCGGTTAGAGAACCTCGATAACCTACGGTAAGGGCATGTTCGCAATAAGGCCAATCGAAACCTTCCTTTGCCATACCCAAAGCGATAATCAAGTCCATATCGTCCGGTTTCTCAATTTTTCGCAGATAATCAACAATCTTATTGCGGTTACGCGGTTCATCGTCAACCAAGTCAGCAACCTTCAAGATTTTACCATCTTTTTTGCGGCGAACGTAAATAACACCTGTTGCAGAATCCTGTTTATCAACAGTTCCTATGCTATCCAGGATAAAATCGACCTCGGAACGCTTGTCCTTCGTTGATTCGCCAGAATTCACATTCGGGATATGGAGAATCGTCTTCTTGTCAGTATTGAGAACCTCAGTTATGGCGCTTGTATATTTTCCTTGATAGAAATTGTACCCTATGCCAAGCGATTTCAGATACTTATAACCGTTTAATTGCTCATAATAATTGTAGGTTATCTTGGTAAATTTAGCCTCATCTTCTGCGGTAAGCACAGGCACGGAATCGCCACGGAAATACGAACCCGTCATGGCGACAATATGCACACTAGATTTCGCCATTATTGCTCGGAGCATCTCGCCCAAGCGACTAGATTCATCGGCAGAAACATGATGAAATTCATCTATAGCAAGCAGGCAGTCGTCAAAATCCTTTTCTGGAAAGCCCTCCGTCGCAAAACGTAGCGTCGCATGGGTGCAAATAAGGATTTTTTCGTTACCATTCTTCATAAAATTTTTGAAGGCATCGACTTTTCCTGTGCTAGAATCGCTCCCTGCCGTGCACAAATTATATTCATCAGACGGGGTCCAATCAGCAAAGAATCCGTTTTTACGTAGTTCCGTAGGAGCAAAAGACGATCCGATGGAACGTTCCGGCACAGCAACGATTACCTTCTTAAGCCCCTGATGATACAATTTATCAAGAGCAATAAACATAAGGGCGCGGGATTTACCAGATGCCGGAGGCGACTTAAGCAACAAATATTGCTCTGCACGAGCCGCATAGGCCCTCGCCTGCATTTCACGCATCCCCATAGAATCCGTTCTAGAGGAATTACCTGTCTGAGCATATTCAAAATGAACAATATCTGGCATAATTTAGCCTCCGATTAAACCTTTTTTGTCCGCATACCCGACTTTTTCTGGGCTTCAAAAAATGTTTCCTTGTCCCGTTCTTCCTTAATCATCTGTTCATAAAGTTTGAACAGGAATTCAAGACGTTCCTCGTCACTCGAAAATGGTTTTGCACGATACAATTTTTCAATGGCAAGATCGTTTGCCTCGTGTGCAGCCTTCAAATCTTCGGGCATTGACTCGGGATCGTATAAGTCAGCGAGCGTCTTTCCTGGATGATTCTCTCGAGCAGCTATAATGTCAAAAGCTTTTCGTTTAAGGACATTCTTTTGGTCTTCATTGATGTGAGGGAAAGGGAATGTATTATAAACAAGTTGAACGGAATAACGAATACGTTCTTCCAACGTTCCTCCGACACTTCGCGCCCAAACATTATGCATTTTCGAGTTTATGACACTAAAAATCCAGGATTCAGCATCATAGATTGCGAATGCAGCATTTGAAATAACAACCCCCGAAGAAAAAATATCCGTCGGTATATAAATTCGCTTTTCTGAAGACGTTTCAGGTAGAATAATAGAATCAGCATTTTTATATCGAATTTCACCAAATTTATATGGAGTATCAGCTAATTTTTGCGTAGCTTTTTTGGGGCTTTTTAAACGAAATTCCCTGCATTTTTCAATGCGATTTTTTATTTCAGGATTATCTTTTAAAATTTCATATTGGCCATCTTCAATCCAAAAACAATATCGATTTACCCCATTAATAAACTCTTCCGCTCCAATATATCGTTTTATACATTGACATAATTCTGGATACCTCACAACAAGGTCTTTTTTATCATTTTCCGAAAGAGCCAAAAGACCTTTATTGTCAACAGCCTTTGACCCATAACACATTTGAGGAAAGAAACATGTCAGATTCTTATTCCGTTTTTTGATTATTATATCATCATAATCTAACAGATAGGCATTTTGATTTTTTACCAATTGTTTTCTTGATTCATGATAATGGTATTTGGGCGCATTGCTCTTATTTCTCAATCCAATAACGGTCACAGCAACACCCGCGTTATGTTGTGCATTGTTAGACCATTTGAAAGAATCATAAGAAAAGAAAATTTCTAGACCAAGTGCGAATATGTTCGGCCATAAAATGGCAACTTGTTCCCCCTGACATATTGAATTTGTGCTAACAAAAGCGAATTTGGCATTATTCTTTGAGCGAATATAATTCGTTCCTTTATAAAACCAGCAAGTAATATAATCTAAATTTTTAAATCCTTTAACATCGCCTACAGCAATTTCTCTATCTTCTTTCTGTTTTTCATCAAGTAAGTTTCCTCCCAAATATGGAGGATTTCCCAGCACAAAGATTTCATCGCCTTCATTTTTAGGGCAAACATCTTCCCAATCCAATCGGCACGCATTTCCTTTGACAATATGCCCCGCTTCTTTCAAGGGTAGCGTCGGGCAGAGTACACCAGTCTTATTAATGAATTCAACATTCATCTGGTGCTCGGTTAACCATAGAGAGAGTTTTGCCGTTTCACAAGCAAAATCGTCTATTTCAATTCCATAAAAATGATCAAGATGAATTCCTGTAAGGCCTAATTCGCCTAGTTTTAAAAGAATTTCCATCTCCAGCTTACGCAATTCTTTGTAAGCAATAATCAAAAAATTTCCCGAACCGCAAGCAGGGTCGAAAACGCGAATACCACGTATACGCATCAGCAATTTTTTCAGTCTCGAAACATTAGATCCCGCAATTTCAAATTCTTCCCGCAACTCATTCAAGAACAACGGCTCTATCACCTTCATGATATTGGGAACGCTGGTATAATGCTGCCCCAAGTTACTCCGCTGCTCCTCGTCGATAACCGTTTGGAACATAGAGCCAAAGATATCTGGATTGATATCCTTCCAATCCAATTCACCACATTCAATAATTTTGTTGCGGCTATGGGCAGAAAACTTCGGAATCTCAATGCGTGTGCGGAAAAGGCCGCCATTCACATAAGGGAACTTTTCCAAATAATCAGGCAAACCATTTCGTTTGTCAGCCGGAGTATCAAGCACAACAAAGAGACGACTCAGAAACTCATCTAAGTCCGAACCATCGTCGTGGGTTGATTTCGAAAGAGTATTTACAAACAGATTGTCCGTAAAAATTCCTGTATCTTCGGCGAAAAAACAGAAAAGTAACCTGGAGAGGAACAAGTTCAAATCGTGGGGAGTAATTGATGTATTCTCGTTATCTTTCCTGATTTCATCAAAAAGTTTCGCCATCTTGCGGGCTGCACGAACATCGGCAGGGTTTTCATCGATGTATTCCGCCTTTTCGATGCCAGCCCACGGTAGGAAGAACGCATAATGTTTGGGTAAATCCTTGTAAGGCGTTTCCAATGTATCGCCATTCTTTGTATCAACACAAAGCAGTAAATCGCCATCGGTAAGTATGACGAACCTTTCATTATACTTGATTGCTTTCGCCGTAGCAAGAGCAACCCCGATATTCAACTCACCCTTAAAGAACGACTTATAAAGAAGTTTATCCTTCCAATTAATCTCACCGGGCCGTGTCGCACGGTTCAGCGTTCCATTCTGGAGTCTTGAAACCGATGCCTTGGGGAGACCGTACGCAAGAATCAAATCGTAGATAAAAGATTCGTCAACGCCCTCAGGATAACGTTCGACAAGGGCAGCAACCTGGGATTCAATCTCTGATACATTCGGCATAAACAAGGCTCCTGTTTACGCCTCTTGCCCTGACGTTCAATCCACGCTTTTAATGCAATAGAAAAAGGCGTGAGTCAATACGTTTACCACGACTGCGGCCCTAGACTAAGCCTTAACCCGATAAACGCACGACCCACGCCCCATAAAGGGCACAATGCACCAAAGACCCAGACTGAATCTGGGCATGGACATAGCGATGCACTAGCTTGCACCAATGCATGCGTGAGCGTTCGCCTTGTTCTCGGGTTTGAAATTGTCTAGGTTTCAGTCGTGAGAACAAGAGACAAAACTCTTTATACTGATAATATAAGTAAATATGCGAGAATTAGATTGCCACAGTCCTTAAAAGGACCTTGCAATGACGTGCGAGGCGAGAGCAGCAGAATCGCATGCGAGTTCTATTGTCGAGCCGATGCAGTCATGCGTTCTGCGCAATGGCAAAACAAGGCGTGACAAATTGGGGGGGTGGACTGGGTAAGCCGGGCGTTACGGGTGTGGCGTATGAACACCCGTTAGAAGGGGTGGCGGATGGTTCGGCAGGCTCACCAACCTTTTCCGTCACTTTTCGCCTGACGAAACAGAAGTCAGGGGGAGGCCTCCCCCATCAAACAAGAACTCTTTCCGTACAGTTCATAGGCTTGCGCAATAACGCTCCATAAATTTATATTCCATACAGAGCCATAATTTATCGGAGGCAGGATGAGCAATATGACAAACATTGCAGATACAAAAAGAGGAATGCCTTGCGACATTCCCCTATTGAAACTAGAGATCCTTCGACGGAGTTTACCCTGAGCCAGTAGAAGGGCCTGGATGACACGTTCGCGTCACTTTTTACCGTCTGCTATTACACAATCAGTGCAAGCTTCGGGAAGACGCCGATCACAATCAGGGCGATTGCAGCGAGCGTCACGGCAAAGCGGAGCAAGTAGGCATACACCGTATTCTTGCAGCAGCACTTGCATGCACATTCAGCCTTCAAGGGCATGAAGAGCACAAAGGCGATGCGCAGGTAGAATACCGCAGCAATGAGCGAAAGGCCAAATGCGATTCCCGCGATCATACCAAGTCCACCCGCAAGGGCGTCGGTAAAGAGCGTGAACTTTGCAAGGAATCCCGCTACAGGCGGCATACCGGCGAGGCTTGCCAAGCAGACCGTCGTCGCCACAGCCACGTAGGGGCGCTTGCGACCGCGACCCTGGATGTCTTCGAGGGTTTCGTTCTTGTCATCTTTACCGGCAAGGTAGGCAATACCCGTAAGGGCGCCCGCACTTGCAATCGCGTAGGTCACCAGGAAATAATACATGGCACCCATCTGCACCGTGCCCTCGGTCGCATAGTCCGGGAGCAACAGGCCGATCACGATAAAGCCTGCATTCATCACGGCAGAGTAAGCCATAATGCGGCGAATCGACTTCTGGGCGAGACCGCCAAAAGCGCCGATTGCCATCGAAAGAACCGACACCACAATAATCACGTAGAACAGGCTCTTGTTTTCGGAATGAATCGTCACCTGTTCGGCCAGGTTCCAAGCCGGAGCGGAACCGATGCGGGTAACCAGGGAGCCAAGCCAAAGAGTTCCGAGAGCAGCCAAGGCCCCCACCTTCACGACTGCAGCCATAAAGCCCGTCACCGCCACAGAGGCACCCGTGTAGACGTCGGCCACCCAGAAGTGCACCGGAGCGGCACCCGCCTTAAACAGGAGAGCGAACAGGGCAAGGAGAACGCCAATGCCGTAAACCAGTCCACGGCCGGCAATCACAGCGGCAAAGATACTGGTCGAACCCGTTGCACCATAAATCAGGGCGACACCGTAAAGGAAGATGGCACTGAAAATAGAACCCGACACAAAGTACTTGAAAGCACCTTCGCCCGCGTTCACATCCTTACGGCGAAGGCCCACCAAGGCGTAAATCGGGAAACTGGCAAGTTCCATGCCCAGGTAAAG containing:
- a CDS encoding NADH-quinone oxidoreductase subunit N, which gives rise to MSNIVNLLPVILIAAGALVSLAAEPFLKDENKHKVLPWVASFFIALALGAYFLTTTDTFMNLYAMDPIRRVLGASIVLCAFLGIAGLQWTLGHEKFKGGEAYGLLMLATSGALLMTQAIDFLALYLGMELASFPIYALVGLRRKDVNAGEGAFKYFVSGSIFSAIFLYGVALIYGATGSTSIFAAVIAGRGLVYGIGVLLALFALLFKAGAAPVHFWVADVYTGASVAVTGFMAAVVKVGALAALGTLWLGSLVTRIGSAPAWNLAEQVTIHSENKSLFYVIIVVSVLSMAIGAFGGLAQKSIRRIMAYSAVMNAGFIVIGLLLPDYATEGTVQMGAMYYFLVTYAIASAGALTGIAYLAGKDDKNETLEDIQGRGRKRPYVAVATTVCLASLAGMPPVAGFLAKFTLFTDALAGGLGMIAGIAFGLSLIAAVFYLRIAFVLFMPLKAECACKCCCKNTVYAYLLRFAVTLAAIALIVIGVFPKLALIV